The Deinococcus malanensis genomic sequence CCGGAATTCGAGCGGGGCGCCGTCTGGGTGAACCTTGCGGAGTTGCGCGACCCTTCGGAGGTGGCGCCCGCCGTCGCCCAGGCCCTTGGAGTGCCTTCAGAAGATTCCACTGACCTGTTGACCCGGCTGGGGCCGGGCAGCCTGCTGCTGGTGCTCGACAATTTCGAACATCTGGCACCGGCAGCCTCCGACGTGGCCGCCTTGACGGCCGGCGCGCCGAACCTGCGGGTCCTGGTGACCAGCCGCACGGCCCTGCACGTCCGCGGAGAGCAGGAATTCCCGGTGGGACCGCTGCCCTTGCCCGCGCCGAACGAACCCTTGCTGGCGAGCCCGGCCGTGCAGCTTTTTGTCACGTGCGCGCAGACGGTTGATCCGCACTTCTGCCTGACCGCCGCCAATGAGCCCGCGGTGACCCGGATCTGCCGCCTGCTGGACGGCATTCCGCTGGCCCTGGAACTGGCCGCCGCGCGACTGCGTGTCGTTCCGCCGGACGGACTTCTCAGCTGGCTGGAGCGGCCCCTTGAGGTCCTGGCAGATGGGCCCAGTGACGGTCCCCACCATGGCCACTCGCTCAGGAGCACGATCGGCTGGAGCGTTGATCTGCTCACGGCGGAGCAGCGCGAGGTCTTTGCAGCATGTGGCGTCTTTCTGGGCGGGTTCACCCTGCCGGCGCTGGAAGCCGTGACCGGGAAGGAACGGACGCGCGAGGCCTTGATCGGGCTGGTCGAGCACAGCCTGGTTCAGACCGCCGAGGGTCCCGAACCGCGCTGGCGGCTACTGGAACCGGTCCGGGAATACGCCGCGGAACTGTTCGGCAGCCTGACAGAGACTGAACGCCTGCGCGAACGGCACGCGCGGTATTACCTGACGCTGGCCGAGCAGTTTCATCAGACCGCCCCGGCGTATGACGAGGCATGGTCTGGTCGTCTGCGTGCAGACGACGCGAACCTGACGGCGGCCCTGAGATGGGCTGTGGAGGCGCAGCGGACCCTGCTGGCTCTCCGGTTGGTGCGGGCCTTGGGACCGTACTGGGACCACGACGCGACGCAGAAGCACCATGAGTGGCTGGGTCAGGTCCTGGCCCTGCCGGACGTGTCGGATGAACCGGCGCTGCTGGCGGACGCCCTGTGCGCTCTGGGGGTGACCAGCCGCAACCTACAGCAGTACGGGGAGGCCCGGCAGGCCCTCCAGCAGGCCGGAGACCTGTACCGGCAACTGGACGATGCCGCCGGTGAAGCCAACGTCCTGCTGATTCTCGCTTCGGTGTACTCAGGGGCAGGAGAACATGAACCGGCCCTGGAGCTGTTCAGGCGGGTTGAGGTCATCTTCCAGGGTATGAACCACAAGCGGCGTCTCAGTGAAGTGGCCAACAACCTGGGCGTGACCTACTTGCGTCTCGGTCAGCTCCCGGACGCCTTCCGCTGTTTCGAGCGGACGGAGGCGTTGAGCAGCGAGCTGAACAGTGAGGAGGGTCTGGCCTTCGCCAGAGGCCTTTTGAGCTGGTCGGCGTACCTCCAGGGCCACAAACACATCGCGCTGCCCCTGGCGCTATTGGCCTGGGAGCACATGCTGCGGGTGCCGAACGCCCTGCTGCGGTACGTGCTGCTGCATCAAATGGCCTTCCACGCGCGGGATGCCGGGCAGCTGGATCTGGCGGCCCGGATGGTCGGGTGTAGTGACGCGATGCGGATCAGCACAGGGGAGCCGTGGGACGTGTGTTTCGCCCCGTTCGTGAAGACGCTGGACGCCGCCTTACGGACGGCGATGGGGGAGCGGTACCTGGAATGCCGCACTGAAGGAAGCACGTTGCGACTCGAGGATCTGGCGCCCGAGGTGGAGGCGATGCTTGGTCACGTGCTGCACGCTTCTCCGGCGCCTGAGCCCCTCCACCCGTTGACCGGACGGGAGCTGGACGTCCTCAGACTGCTCGTGCGGGGCATCCCAGACAAACGAATCGCGCAGCACCTGGACATCAGTGCAGCTACGGTGAGTAAACACGTCTCGAGCATGTTGGGCAAGCTCGGGGTGCACAACCGGGTGGAACTTGCCCGCTGGGCCCTGGAGCATGGGCTGAGTGGGTCGTCAGCCTCTTGAGGAGGATGGAGAGTCCTGAAACGGCCTGTTCACGGCCAGGAGAGTCGCAGGCAGGACCTCCTGGCTCCTCTCCCTATGTCCATCTGCTGGTGGATGAAGCGTGGTGAGGAGCGTAGGGGTGCAGCCTGGCCAACTCGTGCTCACGGCAGTCATGGGCCGAGCCGTGGTGAACAGAGGTTCGTATGGCATCACGAGACGCTCTGGAAACGCCTGACTCCTGCCCCTGGTCATGGTGGAGCGCGGCACCTCACTGGAGGGACGCGGCGGTCAATGGCACTTCTGGGGCTGATGCTCGCCCCTGTGTCCGGTCCGTCCCTGTGAACCAGCACCTTTCCTGGTGGCCACGCGTTGAGCTGCGGTGAAGGCCTGGCCGTGCCCCCCAGTTTTACCAGGGTGGATTATCAGCTACCCCCCGAGTTCTGGTGATGCTGAGAAGCCTGAACAAGTCTTAACGTGAGGCATCGAGCCAGACCGGCATTCCCTGACTGGCACGATGCCGCCCTCCACCTGCCGCCTTTCCTGCACAAGGAGTGTCTTATGCGCATTGAATTCGATCCGACTCTGAATGGCGGCCTGGACAAACTGCACCGCTACCACCAGGAAGCTGTGGTACATGCGGCGCACCGTCAGGCGGTGGAGGGACAGGACGCGGGAACACGGGCGTGGTGGAGCACAGCCGTACGCCAGATGCGTCAGCTGTTCCGCCGGCCGGCGGTCCCTGCCACCCGCCATTGACGCGGCGGTTCCCGCCTGGAAGTCAGTACTCACGCTCCGCAGTGGAGGTGCCCTGCCCCAGATGACGCCCAACTCCTCCAGCATCTTCACTCAGTTCCCGCCGCTCTCCAGTTCCCAAAAGGACGATTGCTATGCAGAACCGTAAGTCCATGAAAGCCACCATGATTGCCAGCCTGTTCGTCGCGGCACTGTCTGCTCCTGCTTCGGCGTCGTGGGTGTACTTCCACAACGATTCCGGCGCCAGCGGCCCAGTGGACGTGTGGGTCAACGGTGTGCTGATGTTCACCAATATCCCGCCGGATAATCACATGATGTTTCCCAAGACCATGCCGGCCGGGATGCATGAAGTCGTGGTGACGCCGCACAAGGTGGCCTCCAGCGTGAAGACCCTGGCACGGAAGACGGTGGAAGTGCAGTACGCCGACGCGTACACCCTGAAGCTGGGCATGAACGACGGGACGTTCAATCCCACCAACGTGGCGATCAATCTGGATATTCGCAGCCATCATTTTGGAGATTCGCTGCGCTGAAGAGGACGTGGAGGGGGCACTCGCAGGATGGCGGCTCCCTCCACAGCTCTTGAGGTTGAAGGCGAGGATCAGGTCCTCATGCGGACGACGCGGCACGCGATGTAGTCAGTGGGCGTGCAGTGCACCTCCTGAAACCCCAGGCCACCCGCAGGCCGGGATTGAATGTGGCTCAGATCAGGGAACCCAGTGGTCGTATTGATATTCAGGGCGCCAGGGCAGCAGGCAGCACCTCCCCGCGCGTGACGCAGCGGTCGAATTCCGCCCGGTCACCCAGCAGCAGTGCGCTCAACGCAGCGCAGCCCGCGGCCTCATCGTCAGGCAGACTCCCCCCCACGCACATCAGGTTCGCTCCGTCAGGCTGCAGCACGAGCATTCCTGGCCAGCTCGGATCCGTCCACAATTCCAGAGGCACCGGTCCGGCGGTAGTATCTACCTCGAGTCCGATGACCTGCTCGAAGCACCATTCGGAGGGCATCTGAAAGTGCGTGAGCCGTCCCCGGAGCTGCCCGACCTGCCCTGACCAGGAGGGCTGCCGGACCAGATACGCGAGCATGTGCGCCATCACTTTGACCGCCAGTCCCTCGTCGTAACAAGGCTCGGGCCGCAGGCGCCCATAGAGGCGTGGCCGGTCCAAGAGCGTCGCTCTGGCGGACAGGACCTCGGGGAGTCCCAGCAGCACCGCGGGATCATGAACCGCGAGGAGCTCGGTGGGCAGGACCACGGCCCGGACATGTCCTTGAGGAAGGGGAATCACCACGTCGGCGCGGTCAAAGACGTCGGCAAGGGTGCTGATGGGAGGAGTTGGGGGCGGGTTGATCACCCCTTCAGCGTAGGCGCGATTTCGGAAACCGGCAGAGAAAATTGCATGAGAGCCGTCCGCTCTCATAAATGGTTTCTCGCTCGGGTTGCTGGCGCGAACCAGCACAGTCCAGGCCGCCGGCCCAGCTCTCCTCGCCCGTAGGCTGCTCAGCCTGTGGACGACCTCCCCTCCCCCTGTGATCCTTCCCCTCGCTGCCAGTTCTGAAACCGCCTGCTGTGCCGGTCTCGTCTGGCAAGCCTGGGCTCAAGCAATGCGCGGATCCTGTCTGGCTGAGCCGCACCCCCGTCTCTTACAAAAGCTGATGCGCTGGTTCCTCCTTGACCTGCGATGCCTGGCACCCACGTCCTGGCGCCACTCCGGCCACTTCAGAAAGCGCGGCGGTAAAGGCCTTGGAAGGTCACATTCATCCCGCCGCACCCACCGTTGTCGTCAACGAGAAGCGCGGCGCCGAGGTTCAGCACGGTCAGGCGGCAGGAGTCGCCGGGAGAGACGCTGGCGTACACCCAGGCTGGGCCACGCCGAATCAGCGTTCCCTCGAGGGAGCCGACATTGACGCTGCCGCTGGGTGTGTGCCAAACCGCGTCGCCTGTCAACTTCAGCCCATTGCCGATGACCAGGCCAGCGTCCTCATCGCGGATCCAGGCCCCACGAGCAGGAGGAATAGCCGGCACAGCCGTCGCCTGCGCGTCATTCAGGAACCCACTGACCTTCCGCGAGGCGCCGAAGAAATAACTGCACCGGCGCCCGTTGACGGCACGCCCCTGGACGACCCGGTCACCACGAACCACATAGGGTCCCCGGGCAGTTCCCTGGGCATCCCGGAACAGCGCGCGGTCCACAGTCACCACCGCGACTCGCAGGACGCTGAAATCCTGAAGCCGGTAGTTGTCACAGGTCGCGTCCTGCGCCGCTGCACCACTGAATGTCGCACCAACTGCGCTCAAAAGAACCGCATTCCAGCTCACCTTGGCCATACCACCACACTACCCACCAGCTTCCCGCCCGGAGCCGCAGAAGGGTTCGCTGGCCTGAGCGATGTGTAGCGCGGCGCATTGAGCGCCGGGTGGCACGCGGTGCAGGCCCCGAGCGTGGACGCTGAAGCTGCACCGCCACCAGGAGCGGACGCCGAGCGCCCCTCAGGCCACTGAGGGGCGCCCATCCCCTTCACCCTCGCGCTCGTTCTTTCGCTGCTCGTATGGTGGGCGTGTACGAACAGGTACGCAATACACAGGGTGTTCACGCCACCGGGCAACCTTATCTTCGCGGCATCCTTGAGGCCTGCCACCTTCACCGCTGCCCTCAGTGCCACCGCCAACGCCACCATCCACACCATCGCCATCCTAACCAGTGGCCCCCTCACCGTCACCCAGGGCGCTGATGGCCCCCCATGACCCTCACCCTCCTCCCCGTGCTGATCGCAAGCCTCCTTTCCCCCTTCTCCGCCCTGCTTGGCCTGCTGGTCCTGCGCCGCTTCACCCGCCACGCCTGGCCGGCCATCTTCACCGTTACCCTGCTGTCCATCGCTGGCCCCCTCGGGCAGAGCGGGACCGCTGAGAAGATCGCCCTGGCCCTGATGCACCTGGTCGTCAGCGGCGCCACCATATGGTTCCTCAGCCGCAGCCAACCCCGCCGGACCCCGCCCGCCCTGATCGCCTGACGTCCCGAGGTCCACCATTTCCAGCGCGTTCGAACTGATGTGACTGATAGGCCCCTTAGCACGCGGACCACGGGACAAGTACCGTAGAGGAGAACCGCTGGAGTGAACCCTTGAGAATGCCCAAGCTGGGAACGACGCCGCGCCTGAAGCTCCGACCTCTGCAAGCCGAGGAAAACCGCCGGGCTGGCCTGTCCCCCCCTGCCCACGAAGACGCCCGCCCCGCTGAACTACACCGCTTCGGCATTCTCGATACCCTTCCTGCGCCGCAGTTCGACCGCATTGTCGCGCTTGCCGCCCGGTACCTGGACATGCCAATGGCCGCTGTGACCTTCGTGGACCAGGACCGTCAGTGGTTCAAAGCGCGCCTGGGCCTGACCGTCACCGAAACGCTCAAAAGTGAGTCCATCTGCGCGATCGCGATTCAGCAGGACCGCGTGCTGGTGATCCCGGACGCCCGCAAAGACCCGCGAGTGAACGGCATGAACTGCTTCAGTGTGGACCAGGCGGTCGGCTTTTACGCGGGTGCCCCGCTGCGCACGGCCAGCTCTTAGACCAGCCAGAATGCCTCCTGGTTGAATTCCTACGTGGAATCTTCAGGTTTGGCAGGACTGATTTCGGGTTTCAATCCACGCGGGTACAGAACTGCGCTTTGTACCGGTCGGCAGGCTGGTGCACCTCGACCAGCGCCAGGCGGCGGTCGGTGGTAGGAATGGTCCGGAAGAGGTACAGACGCGACCCCGGGTCACTGATCAGGTCCACGTCGCCGTTCGCGAGGATTTTGTAGGTGCCCTTGTACCCCTTCTGGTTGACGTACCTCTCGCCGAAGGTCAGGTCACCCCAGGTGCCGTTTGCGTACAGGCGGTATTTGGAGGCATTGGCGTAACTGCGCATCTGTGCTTTGGCCGGATCGACCGGAGCCTGCGATACCGGGCCAGCCACCGACAGCTCCGGTGCGCCGCCGCTCAGGCACACGTAGTCCCCAGCCAGGGCCGTGCCGGTGGTGCGCTGGGCGGCGGGAGTCGGCGCGGCCCTGGCCGGGGCAGGCCCGTCTGGAGCAGGTCTGACTGGTGCAGGTGCGGCCGGCCGGATCGGGGCGGGCGCTGTCTTCGCCTGTGCCACCTTCGCCTGCGCCGCCTTGAGCTGGCACCAGCCGAGCACCACGCTTTCGGCGTCCCCGTACAGCATGCCGACATACCGGTTGGCTTTCTCGGTCAGCAGGAACGACAGGGCGTAACTTTCCTCGTTTTCCTCCTCCCCAAGTTCCTTGAACGTCATGCCCCGTGCCTTGAACTGTCCGGCAAGGTCCCCACCTATCTGTTCGGCCAACTCCGGATCGTCCCAGACCAGGTACTCGCTCACCTGACACCCGCTGCCCTGCTCTGTGGCCAGGCCATTCAGAAGCTGGCCGAATTGCCGTGTGGCAGCGGCATCGGTCACCCGGACCGCGCCTTTGGTCAGGGGAACGCGGGTCAGGCTGGAGGTGCTCGCGGGGCCCTGCTGCGCGAGGGCGGTGCATAGGAAGAGCGGCAGGACCGTCAGGTTTCGTTTCATGGGTGACCTTCCATGGAGAGAGTTGCCGCACTGTACGGGCCGGACGCTTACAGCTTTCCTTCAGAAGTGCACACCGGGTCACTGCCGGTCCTGACCAGACGCGGCCGTGGGTTCAAGACGGGCGTCAACCCCAGTGCTGCCTGATCAGCTGGGCTGCCCCCTGGCGTATGGCGTCCCCATGACCGAACGTCGCCACCTCGAACTCCAGCGCCGCCAGGGCCCGCTGGGTCGCACGCCCGAGTTCCAGGTCCTCGAACAGGATCGGATCGTGCAGTCCCTGCGTGTTCCCCATCGCATCCGCCGCGAACAGCACGCCACCATGCTTTGGCCACCACAACGCCACCTGACCGGCCGAATGCCCAGGCGCCGCCACAACCGTCAGGCCGCCTGCAAAGGGAAGCGTTTCGCCTGGCGTCAGATGTTCGTCCACCTGGGCGGTGTGCGGAAACGATTGTGGGGCGGCCACCACCCGTTCAAAGATCGCCTCCAGGCCAGGCGCCGCCGTCATGGGCCGCTCCCGCCAGCGGCCTTCCTGCACCAGCACCGCGTCAAGGGGGTGCATGTACACTCTCGCCCCAGTAACCACCTTGAGGGCCGCGAGACTGCCGGAGTGATCCGGATGAAAGTGCGTCACGATGATGTGGTGCACGTCGGTCGGGGTGTGGCCCAAAGTCCGCACGGCGTTCAGAATGACGTCTTCGCTTCCGGCGACGCCCGTGTCGATCAGCACGAGTGAGCTGTCGTGTTCAAGGAGAAAGACGTTGACGATGCCGAGGGACAGTTGGTGAAGTCCCGGGACGAGGCGCAACAGGGCATTCATTTCGACCTCCGGAAAGTCGTGATGGTTGCTTTTGAAGCGTACCAAAAGCACTCCCTCTTTCTCTCCAACCCGGTCCACGGGGGGCCGGGCAGCAGGAGGGGAGGGGGCGCGGCGCGAGGAAACGCAGCTCAATTAACAGCTACCCTCCCCAGCCCGGATAACACCTGAACGCCGTGACATGCAGTGCGGACATCAACTCCTCACGGTACGGTACAGACTGTGGGTTTACGGCGTGGTATCCAACGCTGTGATGGGTACCGCTTGATCCCGCGCGTAAAGGGCGCAGACCCCATTGGTGTCCGGGGGGCGGGTGTACTCCAGGAGGGCGACGGGGGTAGACGCACCGGGTTTGAGCCCAAGGGCTTTGAGTTCATCGGCGGTGGCGAGGGTCTCCGGGTAGAGCTGGCGGTATTTGGGGACGGGGGTGAAGCGTTTCGGCATGGGCTGTTCCTGCGCATGGTGGTAAGAGGAATCGACCGTGTGAGCCGGAGTGGAGCAGGGTGGTACTCCTTCCAGACTACTGTGCTTTCCGGTGTGGATTCCACGGAATATTATTCATTGGTGTGATGCGGCGATATATACAAGAACGGCCTGAACATGGCGCCGAATCAGGCCACATCGGGTGTTCGGGTGAGACACCTACACCTACGTGTGGAAGACAGCTGTGGGCGCTCCGGTCTCGCAGGACACCTGAGTGACACTGGGAGAGTCGGCGGCCAGAATCCCCATCCCCTGGTTGCCGTTCAGGCTGAATTTTAGGGGGATGCTGCTTCCCGCCTTCTTCACATTGACGGCGGGCAGGTTGTCCACTGGCCGGAGGAACCCCTTGAAGCTAAAGTGCCCTGCACTTGGCGAAAGGGTGACGACGTAGCGAATGAACAACAGATTTCAGGCAGCTGCTTTTCCAGTCGTCTGGCTGTGTCTTGTACACTTTGTGAAGCTTTCCTTAACATCCCCAGGCAGTCCCAGTTCCAGAGGTTCTCTGTCCGATCAGACCTTGTGGCCTGAGTCCTACCGTTCTGGAGTCCGAATGATTGAAGTGAACTGCACCTGGATCCCTGGAACCCTCGACATGCTGCACCTCCGCGCTGGAGACCGCCTTGGTCGGCTCTCCATTGGTGAACTGCGCCGCCGGTTTGGTCTGAGGGCCATAAACGCGCTCTACCTCAGCGGCCGGTTTCAGACGATGGCAGACCCCAGCGACCTGGCCGGACTGGCGCTGAGCTGAAATGCCGGAGGACACATGACCACATCCGCTATGGAAGACCATCTCGAGAGGTTATACGCGGCCTACCACGCAGCGCAGGCTCATCATTGGTCGACGAGCCAGCTGACCTTGCATCGCCGGCACCCGGACGGGCGGCCGGTCTCCCGTGCGGAGCTGGAGGAAGCCCTCTGGCGGGAGCGGCACGAGTGGCAGGAAGTTCTGCATGCCTCGGCGGCGTATTACGCCGTCACCCCACAGGAGCGCCCCGTCCACTTGAGTGGCCCCGGCGGTGCCATCCCCCCGCCAGTCTGAACAGCAATGATCCGGCCAGAGCCCGTGATTCAGGCGCCGATGATCTCCGCAAGCAGCACGGTGCGACCCTCCTCAGCCGAGCGCACGGCGGCAAGGGCGAGCGCGAGACTGCCGAGGTTGTCGCGCCCGGAACTTTCGGGTTCTGCTCCCGTGTGGATCGCCTGCACGAATGTCGCGAGCACCCCGGCCCGGTCAAGATTCGGAGTCTCGGGCAGCGGCAGTGAACGTGCGGGCTGCCCGAGCTGGCGAACGTCCACACGGTCTGGGGACGGGTCATCGCGGCTCGTCCAGCGGACCTCGCCCCGTGCGGTGTCCAGGCGCCACTCGCCGGCCCATGGCGTGACCGGCCCGGAACTCGCCCAACTGCCGCGGTAACTCACGACCACCCCGCCTTCGAAGGTGATGGTGGCCGTGGCGCTCGCGGGGTCCACAAAGGGACTCCAGGGGGGATTGAAGGCGTGACAGTCGATGCTGAGCGGCTCGCGGCCCAGCACGAAGCGCATCAGGTCGAAGTGGTGGATGGCCATGTCGAGCAGCAGCGGGTGTGGCAGGCGGTGGTGCGCGGCGGGAGCGGGGACCGCGCGGGCGTGGTCACGGCGGAAGTCCACCTCGACGTACCCCACTTCGCCCAGGCGCCCTTCGCGCACCAGTTGCGCTGCGAGGTGCGAGGCGGGGTGGTGGCGGTAATTCTGGCTGACCATCAGCGGCACGCCGCGCGCGTGAGCGGCGTTCACCACTGCGCGCGCCTCGGCAATGGTGGGCGTGAAAGGCTTCTCAACGAGGACTGGTAGGCCCGCCTCAATTGCGGCGAGGGCGACGGGCGCGTGGCCGTGTGCGTTGGTGGTCACCAGGGCGGCGTCTGCCTCCGTCGCGCGGAGCGCCTCGGTCAGGCTGGTAAAGCAGCGATCATCTGGTGCGCCTCGTTCGCACGCCAGCTTCAGGGCGTCCGGGCTGGCGTCAACGAACGCAGCGGCTTCCACCTGCGTTTCGGCGCGCACGATCTTCATCCAGTCACGGCCCCACCCACCCAGGCCAATCTGAATGAGTCGCAGCGGGCCGGTGTGTGACAGTGTCGACTTGCTGTTCCGCATCTTCACCTCGAACAGCACAGGGAAGTTCGCTGATATGAGAACGTCCACGTGCACGGTCTGCCGTCCTCACGCCGAGAGACAGCCGGGAAGTCCAGTATGGGGGCCAGAGGCGAGCACTCAAGGCCCCGACGTGCCTGTTCAGTATGAGTCAGCGGACGGTGATCCACCATGGTGCTCTCCCTGGCGTTGTCGTGGACCATGAGGTGTCGCTCGTACGCCTGTCGGTGCTCCGCTTTGGTGGCCCAGTTGCTGGACCTGGGAGACGCGCCCAGTGCGCGGACCTTGGGTGCATCACCGAACCAGGGGGGGCCAGCCCTGGGCCGCGCCCTACTCGACTTGTTCCAGACCTCAGGCAGGATGCGAAGTCTGAAGCTCCCTCGCCTGACCGATGGCGCGGCCCTTATTGCTGCGGCTCCACCAGGGGTGCACGTGAACGTGACTGGGCAGCCTGCACAGCGGAGCCCAGCACCGCAGGTCATGTCCACGGACGCTGCTGACATACGGAGCGTCTACCGGTGACCCGATACGGGATTTGGGCTGCGCACCTTCAGACGCACGCGTGAAGGAATCGAACCGGGGCCTCCAGATGCCGAACTCAAACGGTCAACGGTGTCCGGCGACGTGAAAAGCGGCCCGGTTACAGGAGATGTCCAGCTCTAGGTTGATGGGGAACCGAGCGAAACACATTCTCGTCTGGACTCTGGTGACCCACGGTGTGACGAGGGGGTAGATCACCGGCTCCTGGCCGCAGCAGCGTTCTCGTTACGCCAGACTGCCGATGGAGCGCGCTCCTTTTGCCGGTAGCCTGAAGCGCACGAAAGGACGCCTATGCTGCTCACCATCTCCACCATCCACCCGCCCGCCACCGACCTTGGGTACCTGCTGCACAAGAACCCGGCCCGCCCCTTCACCTTCGACCTTCCCGTCGGACAAGGGCACGTGTTCTACCCCGAGGCGACCCCCGAGCGCTGCACCGTCGCCCTGCTGGTCGAGGTGGACCCGGTGGCACTCTCGCGGGGCCGGCAGGGTGCGGGCAGCATGCCGCTGGAGCCGTACGTCAACGACCGGCCGTACGCGGCGTCCAGCTTCCTGAGCAGCGCCCTGCGCGAAGCCTTCGGCACGGCCATGACCGGACGCAGCAAGGAACGCCCGGAGCTCGCGGCGCAGGAGCTCCCGTTCGAGGTTCACCTGCCCGCGCTCCCGTCCAGGAGCGACTCCGACCTGGCCAGGCGGCTGTTCGGACATCTCGGCTACACGGTCACCTCCCACCCACACCCCCTGGATCCGCAGTTCCCGGAATGGGGCGAGAGCCCGTACCTGGACCTGACGCTCTCGGCCACCGTGCGCCTCAAAGACCTCCTCGCTCACCTCTACGTCCTCATCCCCGTCCTGGACGACACCAAGCACTACTACGTGGACGAAGCGGAGATCGACAAGCTGCTGCGCCACGGGGAAGGCTGGCTCGACGGGCACCCGGAACGTGAGCTGATCACCCGGCGATACCTGAAGCATCGCCGCGCCCTGCAACGCGCCGCCCAGGCGCACTTCAGTGACGAGGATGCCCTGGAGCCGCCCCGCCCGGTCACGTTGAACCTGAACGATCAACGTCTTGAAGCCGTGAAGGGTGCCCTGCTGTCCAGCGGTGCGTCCAGCGTGCTGGACCTCGGCTGCGGGGAAGGCAACCTCCTCGCCCGGCTCCTGCCGGAACGGCAGTTCACCCGCCTTCTCGGCCTGGACGTGAGCCCCCGGGTGCTCGTCCGGGCGCGGGAGAACCTGCGGCTGGACGACCTGCCGGGGTCGTACCGGGACCGCCTGACCCTCACGCAGGGTTCCCTCACCTACCGTGACACCCGCCTGCGCGGGTACGACGCTGCTGCCCTGGTCGAGGTCATCGAGCACCTGGACGAGACCCGGCTGTGGACGCTGGAGCGCGTGGTGTTCGGGGACGCGCGCCCGGGCTCCGTCGTGGTCACCACGCCGAACGAGGAGTTCAACGCCCGCTGGGCCAGCCTGCCGGCGGGGGACACCCGGCACGAGGACCACCGTTTCGAATGGACCCGCGCCCAGTTCCAGGAATGGGCCCGCCGGGTCGCCAGCGAATTCGGGTACGCCGTCACGTTCACTGATGTCGGGGAGGCCGACGAGCGCCTCGGCCCGCCCACCCAGATGGCCGTCTTCCGGCGGGAGGCCTCATGAACAGCGACCTGCGTCACCTGGCCCTCGGCACCCAGGTGGTCACCCGCGTGGCCCTGCACTCCCCGAACGGCGAGGTGAGCCGCCCCGCCGGCGCGGTCGGCCGCATCGTCAGCGTGCTGGGTGACCTGAAGCATGCGTACCACGTCGCGTTCCCCGACGGGTCCCGGTCAGCCTTCCTGCGCCGGGATCTGGAGATCGCGCGGCATCACCGGAACCCCGAGCCGCCCGAACCGCCCGACTGGACGCAGTGGGTGCAGTACCGCTGCATCGTCGGCTCCCGCGCGTTCGGCCTGGACACCGAGACCAGCGACACGGACCGGCGCGGCTTCTACCTGCCGCCCGCCGACCGGCACTGGAGCCTGTGGGACCTCCCGGAACAGCTGGAGAACGACGCCACCCAGGAAACCTACTGGGAAGTGCAGAAGTTCGTCAGCCTGGCCCTGAAAGCCAACCCGAACGTCCTTGAATGCCTCTACACGCCCCTGGTGGAGACCGCCACGCCCGTCGCTGAAGACCTGCTGGGCATGCGAGAGGCGTTCCTGTCCACGCTGGTGTACCAGACGTACAACGGGTACGTGCTCTCCCAGTTCAAGCGGATGCAGGCCGACCTGCGCAACCACGGGGAGGTGCGCTGGAAGCATGTCATGCACCTGATCCGCCTGCTGCTGTCAGGCATCTCCGTGCTGGAGCAGGGTGAGGTGATGGTGCACGTCGGGGAGCACAAGCCCCACCTCCTGGCGATCAGGCGGGGTGAGGTGCCGTGGGCTGAGATCGACGCCTGGCGGCTGGATCTCCACGCCCGGTTCGACACCGCGCTCACCCGCAGCCGCCTGCCGGAGAGACCCGACTACGAGCGCGTGAACGCCTTC encodes the following:
- a CDS encoding nucleotidyltransferase domain-containing protein, whose amino-acid sequence is MNSDLRHLALGTQVVTRVALHSPNGEVSRPAGAVGRIVSVLGDLKHAYHVAFPDGSRSAFLRRDLEIARHHRNPEPPEPPDWTQWVQYRCIVGSRAFGLDTETSDTDRRGFYLPPADRHWSLWDLPEQLENDATQETYWEVQKFVSLALKANPNVLECLYTPLVETATPVAEDLLGMREAFLSTLVYQTYNGYVLSQFKRMQADLRNHGEVRWKHVMHLIRLLLSGISVLEQGEVMVHVGEHKPHLLAIRRGEVPWAEIDAWRLDLHARFDTALTRSRLPERPDYERVNAFLIRARRSMLEVQA
- a CDS encoding 3' terminal RNA ribose 2'-O-methyltransferase Hen1; protein product: MLLTISTIHPPATDLGYLLHKNPARPFTFDLPVGQGHVFYPEATPERCTVALLVEVDPVALSRGRQGAGSMPLEPYVNDRPYAASSFLSSALREAFGTAMTGRSKERPELAAQELPFEVHLPALPSRSDSDLARRLFGHLGYTVTSHPHPLDPQFPEWGESPYLDLTLSATVRLKDLLAHLYVLIPVLDDTKHYYVDEAEIDKLLRHGEGWLDGHPERELITRRYLKHRRALQRAAQAHFSDEDALEPPRPVTLNLNDQRLEAVKGALLSSGASSVLDLGCGEGNLLARLLPERQFTRLLGLDVSPRVLVRARENLRLDDLPGSYRDRLTLTQGSLTYRDTRLRGYDAAALVEVIEHLDETRLWTLERVVFGDARPGSVVVTTPNEEFNARWASLPAGDTRHEDHRFEWTRAQFQEWARRVASEFGYAVTFTDVGEADERLGPPTQMAVFRREAS